In a single window of the Gossypium hirsutum isolate 1008001.06 chromosome D02, Gossypium_hirsutum_v2.1, whole genome shotgun sequence genome:
- the LOC107908976 gene encoding pentatricopeptide repeat-containing protein At1g62350, which produces MNRTIATSTPSACFSTVINGSSLRLKLNPKAMVITMKDRSKNRKPLQKGRNLSIEAIQAVQSLKRANRNVSNTSLSELERVFDSKFRRLLKFDMVAVLRELLRQNECLLALKVFDDIRKDVWYKPRLLLYTDMISVLASNGLFKEVELIYSYLKTENSLDPDIVGFNALLNALISFKLTHLVMDCYGLMKAVDCEPDRSSFRILINGLESIGETGLSGLLRQDAQKIYGESLEFLEEEEEVSAIVTSRFGRIID; this is translated from the exons ATGAATCGAACGATTGCAACGTCAACTCCTTCAGCTTGCTTCTCTACTGTTATCAATGGCTCCTCGTTGCGACTCAAATTGAACCCTAAAGCCATGGTTATTACCATGAAAGACCGAAGCAAGAACCGGAAGCCGCTGCAGAAAGGCAGGAACCTTAGCATCGAAGCGATTCAAGCGGTGCAGTCGTTGAAGCGAGCCAACCGCAACGTTTCCAACACTTCGCTCTCGGAATTGGAGCGCGTCTTCGACTCCAAGTTCCGGCGATTATTGAAGTTCGATATGGTGGCCGTTCTCCGGGAACTCCTCCGTCAAAACGAATGCCTTTTGGCTCTCAAG GTGTTCGACGATATTCGAAAGGACGTATGGTACAAGCCTCGGTTGTTGTTATATACTGATATGATTTCCGTGCTTGCCAGCAATGGATTGTTTAAAGAGGTTGAGCTTATTTACTCGTATCTAAAAACAGAAAACTCTTTAGATCCTGATATCGTGGGTTTCAATGCTCTATTGAATGCTTTGATTAGTTTTAAGCTCACTCACCTTGTGATGGATTGCTATGGCTTGATGAAAGCTGTGGATTGTGAACCCGATAGATCATCCTTCAGAATCCTCATAAATGGTTTGGAATCAATAGGGGAAACTGGGTTATCTGGGCTTTTAAGACAAGATGCTCAGAAAATCTATGGTGAATCTTTGGAGTTCTTGGAGGAGGAAGAAGAGGTCTCAGCTATTGTAACTAGTCGATTTGGTCGGATAATTGATTGA
- the LOC107908977 gene encoding uncharacterized protein, protein MEDCMRLSMRKLALWYTKTFKPLMTHDELDHIMATMGFVALPPVQPTCSTLAWKEYVYMASPGRSKSSSCLSGSCEPSTVEPPRPKLPYPRIDGLHIYTYRAFLDAVNFYLEMCDISELFHIRGMPLHRSNDRSRKWRCMEEDDGVFVYREGTLEQTTYNMYHFNKLNSNSCNGYNGAIIIRDKGNNNKNNTPVSCFVPLKDIIV, encoded by the exons ATGGAAGATTGCATGAGACTCAGCATGAGAAAGCTAGCCCTTTGGTACACCAAAACCTTCAAACCTCTCATGACCCACGATGAGCTCGACCATATCATGGCTACCATGGGCTTCGTCGCCCTCCCTCCTGTCCAACCAACTTGTTCTACCCTCGCCTGGAAAGAATACGTTTACATGGCCTCACCTGGACGCTCCAAGTCCTCCTCTTGTTTGAGTGGTAGTTGTGAACCGTCTACGGTGGAGCCGCCTAGACCAAAGTTACCGTACCCAAGGATCGATGGGCTCCACATTTACACCTACCGCGCCTTCCTCGACGCCGTTAACTTTTATCTCGAGATGTGCGACATTTCTGAACTCTTCCACATTCG GGGTATGCCGCTTCACCGGAGCAATGACCGGAGCCGGAAATGGCGATGCATGGAGGAAGATGATGGTGTGTTTGTATACAGGGAAGGAACATTGGAACAAACAACGTACAACATGTACCATTTCAACAAGCTAAACTCCAACAGCTGCAATGGGTATAACGGTGCCATTATCATTCGTGACAAAGGGAACAATAACAAGAACAATACCCCTGTTAGCTGTTTTGTTCCATTGAAGGATATTATAGTATGA